In a single window of the Cucumis melo cultivar AY chromosome 11, USDA_Cmelo_AY_1.0, whole genome shotgun sequence genome:
- the LOC103502037 gene encoding transcription factor DIVARICATA isoform X2, translating to MKWEMEILSSPSSLVSSMSWSSGDGKASRWTVAENKMFENALAIFDTDTPDRWQKVASMIPGKTVGDVIRQYKDLEADVSSIEAGLIPIPGYDTSQFTLDWVNSHSYDGFKQSYGLIGKRSSGRSADQERKKGVPWTEEEHKLFLMGLKKYGKGDWRNISRNFVVTRTPTQVASHAQKYFIRQLSGGKDKRRASIHDITTVNLNDTRSPSPENKKSVSPEHATVLPRHSNPSSTVPRAAFNWNQQQQHNTNGAAIVFNHSNGNIFMSPGAFGVNSYAAGLRLPEHHLQKGASLQIADSMLGRQCI from the exons ATGAAGTGGGAAATGGAAATTctctcctctccttcttctCTTGTTTCCAGCATGAGTTGGAGTTCCGGCGACGGTAAGGCTTCGAGATGGACCGTTGCCGAGAACAAAATGTTCGAGAATGCTCTTGCGATTTTTGATACCGATACACCTGATCGGTGGCAGAAGGTTGCGTCGATGATCCCCGGTAAGACGGTTGGGGATGTGATCCGGCAGTATAAGGATTTGGAAGCTGATGTTAGTAGTATTGAAGCTGGTTTGATCCCAATTCCTGGCTATGATACTTCTCAATTTACATTGGATTGGGTCAATAGTCATAGCTACGATGGATTCAAGCAATCGTATGGCCTCATCGGTAAACGATCGTCGGGACGGTCGGCGGATCAGGAGAGGAAGAAGGGAGTTCCATGGACTGAGGAAGAACACAA GTTGTTTTTGATGGGGTTGAAGAAATATGGGAAAGGGGATTGGAGGAACATTTCAAGAAATTTTGTTGTAACTCGAACTCCGACTCAGGTAGCTAGCCACGCTCAAAAGTACTTCATCAGGCAGCTCTCAGGCGGAAAAGATAAGCGGAGAGCGAGCATTCACGATATAACAACCGTTAATCTCAACGACACGAGAAGTCCATCACCCGAGAATAAGAAATCGGTGTCACCGGAGCACGCGACGGTGCTCCCACGCCACTCGAATCCATCATCAACCGTGCCTAGAGCTGCCTTCAATTGGAACCAACAACAACAGCACAACACTAATGGAGCAGCCATTGTTTTCAACCATTCCAATGGGAACATTTTCATGTCCCCGGGCGCATTCGGTGTCAACTCGTATGCCGCCGGGCTTCGGCTACCTGAGCACCACCTACAAAAAG GGGCTTCTCTGCAAATTGCAGATTCTATGTTGGGAAGACAATGCATTTAG
- the LOC103502037 gene encoding transcription factor DIVARICATA isoform X1, whose amino-acid sequence MKWEMEILSSPSSLVSSMSWSSGDGKASRWTVAENKMFENALAIFDTDTPDRWQKVASMIPGKTVGDVIRQYKDLEADVSSIEAGLIPIPGYDTSQFTLDWVNSHSYDGFKQSYGLIGKRSSGRSADQERKKGVPWTEEEHKLFLMGLKKYGKGDWRNISRNFVVTRTPTQVASHAQKYFIRQLSGGKDKRRASIHDITTVNLNDTRSPSPENKKSVSPEHATVLPRHSNPSSTVPRAAFNWNQQQQHNTNGAAIVFNHSNGNIFMSPGAFGVNSYAAGLRLPEHHLQKGSVNEPFIGPQNMIFQMQAGHCFPHG is encoded by the exons ATGAAGTGGGAAATGGAAATTctctcctctccttcttctCTTGTTTCCAGCATGAGTTGGAGTTCCGGCGACGGTAAGGCTTCGAGATGGACCGTTGCCGAGAACAAAATGTTCGAGAATGCTCTTGCGATTTTTGATACCGATACACCTGATCGGTGGCAGAAGGTTGCGTCGATGATCCCCGGTAAGACGGTTGGGGATGTGATCCGGCAGTATAAGGATTTGGAAGCTGATGTTAGTAGTATTGAAGCTGGTTTGATCCCAATTCCTGGCTATGATACTTCTCAATTTACATTGGATTGGGTCAATAGTCATAGCTACGATGGATTCAAGCAATCGTATGGCCTCATCGGTAAACGATCGTCGGGACGGTCGGCGGATCAGGAGAGGAAGAAGGGAGTTCCATGGACTGAGGAAGAACACAA GTTGTTTTTGATGGGGTTGAAGAAATATGGGAAAGGGGATTGGAGGAACATTTCAAGAAATTTTGTTGTAACTCGAACTCCGACTCAGGTAGCTAGCCACGCTCAAAAGTACTTCATCAGGCAGCTCTCAGGCGGAAAAGATAAGCGGAGAGCGAGCATTCACGATATAACAACCGTTAATCTCAACGACACGAGAAGTCCATCACCCGAGAATAAGAAATCGGTGTCACCGGAGCACGCGACGGTGCTCCCACGCCACTCGAATCCATCATCAACCGTGCCTAGAGCTGCCTTCAATTGGAACCAACAACAACAGCACAACACTAATGGAGCAGCCATTGTTTTCAACCATTCCAATGGGAACATTTTCATGTCCCCGGGCGCATTCGGTGTCAACTCGTATGCCGCCGGGCTTCGGCTACCTGAGCACCACCTACAAAAAGGTTCTGTCAATGAACCCTTCATTGGACCCCAAAATATGATCTTTCAGATGCAGGCTGGCCATTGCTTTCCCCATGGAtag
- the LOC103502037 gene encoding transcription factor DIVARICATA isoform X3, giving the protein MKWEMEILSSPSSLVSSMSWSSGDGKASRWTVAENKMFENALAIFDTDTPDRWQKVASMIPGKTVGDVIRQYKDLEADVSSIEAGLIPIPGYDTSQFTLDWVNSHSYDGFKQSYGLIGKRSSGRSADQERKKGVPWTEEEHKLFLMGLKKYGKGDWRNISRNFVVTRTPTQVASHAQKYFIRQLSGGKDKRRASIHDITTVNLNDTRSPSPENKKSVSPEHATVLPRHSNPSSTVPRAAFNWNQQQQHNTNGAAIVFNHSNGNIFMSPGAFGVNSYAAGLRLPEHHLQKDSMLGRQCI; this is encoded by the exons ATGAAGTGGGAAATGGAAATTctctcctctccttcttctCTTGTTTCCAGCATGAGTTGGAGTTCCGGCGACGGTAAGGCTTCGAGATGGACCGTTGCCGAGAACAAAATGTTCGAGAATGCTCTTGCGATTTTTGATACCGATACACCTGATCGGTGGCAGAAGGTTGCGTCGATGATCCCCGGTAAGACGGTTGGGGATGTGATCCGGCAGTATAAGGATTTGGAAGCTGATGTTAGTAGTATTGAAGCTGGTTTGATCCCAATTCCTGGCTATGATACTTCTCAATTTACATTGGATTGGGTCAATAGTCATAGCTACGATGGATTCAAGCAATCGTATGGCCTCATCGGTAAACGATCGTCGGGACGGTCGGCGGATCAGGAGAGGAAGAAGGGAGTTCCATGGACTGAGGAAGAACACAA GTTGTTTTTGATGGGGTTGAAGAAATATGGGAAAGGGGATTGGAGGAACATTTCAAGAAATTTTGTTGTAACTCGAACTCCGACTCAGGTAGCTAGCCACGCTCAAAAGTACTTCATCAGGCAGCTCTCAGGCGGAAAAGATAAGCGGAGAGCGAGCATTCACGATATAACAACCGTTAATCTCAACGACACGAGAAGTCCATCACCCGAGAATAAGAAATCGGTGTCACCGGAGCACGCGACGGTGCTCCCACGCCACTCGAATCCATCATCAACCGTGCCTAGAGCTGCCTTCAATTGGAACCAACAACAACAGCACAACACTAATGGAGCAGCCATTGTTTTCAACCATTCCAATGGGAACATTTTCATGTCCCCGGGCGCATTCGGTGTCAACTCGTATGCCGCCGGGCTTCGGCTACCTGAGCACCACCTACAAAAAG ATTCTATGTTGGGAAGACAATGCATTTAG
- the LOC103502034 gene encoding 50S ribosomal protein L4, chloroplastic, whose protein sequence is MAASTSPSSLSFFTSSVFLSSPKHQNPNLFFNCKPNSLKPQTKPLSISSELATLPVLSFTGEKVGETYLDLKSAPPETARAVVHRAIITDQQNKRRGTASTLTRAEVSGGGKKPYQQKKTGKARRGSMRTPLRPGGGVVFGPKPRDWSIKINRKEKRLAISTAVASAAVNTIVVEEFGDKFEKPKTKEFIAALKRWGIDPKEKSLFLMTEVSDNVRLSSRNIGTLKLLTPRTLNLFDILDSDKLVLTPAAVDYLNERYGINYEEGIEEEEEEEEEEEEEEEEEEGVEAGEDSDAAE, encoded by the exons ATGGCGGCCTCCACTTCGCCATCCTCCCTCTCATTCTTCACTTCATCCGTCTTCCTTTCTTCCCCAAAACACCAAAATCCCAACCTCTTCTTCAATTGCAAACCCAATTCTCTTAAACCCCAAACCAAACCCCTATCCATCTCCTCCGAACTCGCTACTCTTCCCGTCCTCTCCTTCACCGGCGAAAAAGTCGGTGAAACCTACCTCGACCTCAAATCCGCTCCGCCGGAAACCGCCCGCGCCGTCGTTCACCGCGCCATTATCACTGATCAACAAAACAAGCGCCGTGGGACTGCCTCGACTCTCACTCGAGCTGAGGTTAGTGGAGGCGGTAAAAAGCCCTACCAGCAGAAGAAAACCGGGAAGGCTCGTCGCGGTTCGATGCGTACTCCTCTCCGGCCAGGTGGAGGGGTGGTCTTCGGGCCGAAACCTAGAGATTGGTCGATTAAGATCAACAGAAAGGAGAAGAGACTGGCGATATCGACGGCCGTGGCTAGTGCGGCGGTTAATACGATAGTGGTGGAGGAATTTGGGGATAAGTTTGAGAAGCCGAAAACTAAAGAATTTATTGCTGCGCTGAAACGTTGGGGAATTGATCCGAAGGAGAAATCGTTGTTCTTAATGACGGAGGTTTCTGATAATGTGCGATTATCTAGCCGTAATATTGGAACGTTGAAGTTGTTGACGCCGAGGACGCTGAATTTGTTTGATATTTTGGATTCCGATAAGTTGGTTTTGACGCCGGCGGCGGTAGATTATCTGAATGAGAGATATGGAATTAATTACGAAGAAGgaatcgaagaagaagaagaagaagaagaagaagaagaagaagaagaagaagaagaagaag GGGTGGAGGCAGGTGAGGATTCGGATGCAGCAGAATGA
- the LOC103502098 gene encoding josephin-like protein, giving the protein MMVREDCGVYHERQKLQLCLLHALNNLFQEKDAFTRANLNAIAEKLVRDEPNQETWTPLSIVFKPHHNTVTGNYDINVLISALEEKGKSVVWHDHRNGASTIDLDGPDDTRKLMGIVLNVSVRRFGGIWKSRHWVALRKIDGLWYNLDSDLPAPHPFKDTEEVREFLDHVINDNGEILLVMNDRN; this is encoded by the exons ATGATGGTGAGAGAGGATTGCGGAGTTTATCACGAGAGGCAAAAGCTACAGTTGTGTCTCTTGCACGCTCTCAATAACCTATTTCAG GAAAAGGATGCATTTACTCGAGCAAACTTAAATGCAATTGCTGAAAAGCTGGTGCGCGATGAGCCAAACCAAGAAACTTGGACGCCATTATCAATTGTCTTCAAGCCTCATCACAACACAGTAACCGGAAATTATGACATAAATGTCCTAATTTCAGCTCTGGAAGAGAAAGGGAAGAGTGTAGTGTGGCATGACCATCGGAATGGAGCTTCTACAATCGATTTGGATGGACCTGATGATACTCGTAAACTAATGGGAATTGTACTTAATGTCTCAGTTAGAAGGTTTGGTGGCATTTGGAAAAGTAGGCACTGGGTTGCTTTAAGAAAGATCGATGGATTATGGTATAATTTGGACAGTGATCTGCCTGCTCCTCATCCATTTAAGGACACCGAAGAAGTAAGAGAATTCTTGGATCATGTAATCAATGACAACGGGGAAATTTTGCTTGTTATGAATGACAGGAACTAA
- the LOC103502033 gene encoding uncharacterized protein LOC103502033, whose product MASLPIAFSPAAGRVFAATAAKGAGESKKEKGLLDWIIGSLNKDQLLETDPVLQKVEGKDGTSGNGTGTVRGRKNSVQIPPKKNGGVFGGLFAKKD is encoded by the coding sequence ATGGCCTCTCTTCCAATTGCATTCTCTCCCGCCGCCGGACGCGTATTCGCAGCCACCGCGGCCAAAGGCGCCGGCGAAAGCAAGAAAGAAAAGGGCCTTCTTGATTGGATCATCGGCAGCTTGAATAAGGATCAGCTTCTTGAAACCGACCCTGTTCTTCAAAAAGTCGAAGGCAAGGACGGTACCTCCGGTAACGGCACCGGCACCGTCCGCGGCCGAAAGAATTCCGTCCAAATCCCCCCCAAGAAGAACGGCGGCGTCTTTGGTGGTCTCTTTGCCAAGAAAGACTGA